A genome region from Geminicoccus roseus DSM 18922 includes the following:
- a CDS encoding DUF928 domain-containing protein: MIGRRQILASALLLLGSGAAHAADAGLLKRFGAPKTRIQGGTRSVADKPAPMVLLSEETALAATAQPDLYWFLSRASGLRIDLSLTPVGAAAPVLQQVMKRGAGAGVHRLALAEQGVSLDPSTDYVFAATLVPDPTMRTADLSARGTLRYQPHAGFDDARAAAAEGYWIDAFDLADPATRALLLDEVGLSPAANWLRQPAG, encoded by the coding sequence ATGATCGGCCGCAGGCAGATCCTGGCTTCCGCCTTGCTGTTGCTGGGCAGCGGTGCTGCCCATGCCGCCGATGCCGGGCTGCTCAAGCGCTTCGGTGCGCCCAAGACCCGGATCCAGGGCGGCACCCGGTCGGTCGCGGACAAGCCGGCGCCCATGGTTCTGCTGAGCGAGGAGACAGCCCTCGCGGCGACCGCGCAGCCTGACCTCTACTGGTTCCTGTCGCGCGCATCCGGCCTGCGCATCGATCTCAGCCTCACGCCCGTGGGCGCCGCTGCCCCCGTCCTGCAGCAGGTCATGAAGCGCGGTGCCGGGGCCGGGGTCCACCGGCTGGCCCTGGCCGAGCAGGGCGTCAGCCTGGATCCGTCCACCGATTACGTGTTCGCCGCGACCCTGGTGCCCGATCCGACCATGCGGACAGCCGACCTGTCGGCCCGCGGGACCTTGCGCTACCAGCCCCATGCCGGGTTCGACGATGCCCGGGCAGCGGCGGCCGAAGGCTACTGGATCGACGCGTTCGATCTGGCCGATCCCGCAACGCGCGCCCTGCTGCTGGACGAGGTCGGCCTCTCCCCGGCAGCCAACTGGCTGCGACAGCCGGCCGGCTAG
- a CDS encoding CHASE2 domain-containing protein: MPAAPASRERRLEIGPFVILLLIALLSLGATILLRQVGVLRPVELAGYDLIVTLARQLPDRPDPGVVVLGIDSRDKVAFDWPLPDQVVMEVVEKLARLEPAAIGLDFFRGDRPVGPLGAVADPAETDRLVARLEATPNVVLILDTFRFELPERLTRLASPEIDRVASPTLVPDEDDVLRRGILGDVFPDPEVAEPVLGLWSLAAALVRVATAGEELVPEGPVADDVMPLGRRAVPPLAVGAGPYAGSDMAGGGYEFLASWPVAELPMLRLADLLDDRVDPDLVRGRIVLVGATARSVGDMVTSPILGRASKSALPGRTVFGVEAHAQLAAQLLMEARGQVPALAPAPAASWVAALALASFSGAAVGGLIARPLVSLPVLMLGCLVWPAAALAAFSAGWWIAWVPSLSGWILSAVLAFVLVASRERRQRARMAGLFRTYLPPSVADTLWASRDRLMRDGRPAPQSMVASVLFSDIRGFTTVSEAMSPAELLDWLEAFHALMVDCIAEQGGIVADFMGDGMMAAFGVPIPRTDPAGEAADARAAVAAALAVRRRLPLLSAELIRSGRPGIAIRIGIHTGPLVAGAIGGKARLQYTILGDTVNTAARLESWSGPTFPGDEDHCRILISESTLRHLDGHVPATPVGTLPLKGKTRPVSVFRILGPSPGPLEV; the protein is encoded by the coding sequence ATGCCGGCTGCGCCCGCGTCCCGTGAACGACGTCTCGAGATCGGGCCGTTCGTCATTCTCCTGCTCATCGCGCTGCTCTCGCTCGGCGCGACCATCCTGCTGCGGCAGGTGGGCGTGCTGCGGCCCGTCGAACTCGCCGGCTACGACCTGATCGTCACGCTTGCCAGGCAGCTCCCGGACCGCCCCGATCCAGGGGTGGTGGTGCTGGGCATCGACAGCCGCGACAAGGTGGCGTTCGACTGGCCGCTGCCGGACCAGGTGGTGATGGAGGTGGTGGAGAAGCTGGCCCGGCTCGAACCCGCCGCGATCGGCCTGGATTTCTTTCGTGGCGACCGGCCGGTAGGCCCGCTGGGAGCGGTGGCGGATCCCGCCGAGACCGACCGGCTGGTGGCGCGCCTTGAAGCCACCCCGAATGTCGTGCTGATCCTCGACACATTCCGCTTCGAGCTGCCGGAACGGCTGACGCGGCTGGCCTCGCCCGAGATCGACCGGGTCGCCTCTCCCACCCTGGTGCCGGACGAGGACGACGTCCTGCGCCGCGGCATCCTGGGCGATGTCTTTCCCGATCCGGAAGTTGCCGAACCGGTCCTGGGCCTGTGGTCGCTCGCCGCGGCGCTCGTGCGTGTCGCGACCGCGGGCGAGGAGCTGGTGCCGGAGGGGCCGGTGGCGGACGACGTGATGCCGCTCGGGCGGCGCGCGGTGCCGCCGTTGGCGGTCGGGGCCGGGCCTTATGCCGGATCGGACATGGCAGGCGGCGGCTACGAGTTCCTGGCAAGCTGGCCGGTGGCGGAACTGCCGATGCTGCGCCTGGCCGACCTCCTCGACGACCGGGTCGATCCGGATCTTGTCCGTGGCAGGATCGTGCTGGTCGGGGCTACCGCCCGCAGCGTAGGCGACATGGTCACCTCGCCGATCCTGGGCCGGGCTTCCAAGTCCGCGCTTCCCGGCCGCACCGTGTTCGGGGTCGAAGCCCATGCCCAGCTGGCCGCCCAGCTCCTGATGGAGGCCCGCGGCCAGGTGCCGGCGCTGGCTCCGGCTCCGGCTGCGTCGTGGGTCGCAGCGCTGGCCCTCGCCTCCTTCAGCGGAGCGGCCGTCGGCGGCCTGATCGCCCGCCCCCTCGTCAGCCTGCCGGTCCTGATGCTGGGATGCCTGGTGTGGCCTGCCGCGGCGCTGGCTGCCTTCTCGGCCGGCTGGTGGATTGCCTGGGTTCCGTCGCTGTCAGGTTGGATCCTGTCGGCGGTGCTAGCCTTCGTGCTCGTGGCCTCGCGGGAGCGACGCCAGCGGGCCCGCATGGCGGGCCTGTTCCGGACCTATCTGCCCCCTTCGGTCGCCGACACGCTGTGGGCCAGCCGCGACCGCCTGATGCGGGACGGCCGGCCGGCCCCGCAATCAATGGTGGCGAGCGTGCTGTTCTCCGACATACGGGGCTTCACCACGGTCTCCGAGGCCATGAGCCCGGCCGAGCTGCTGGACTGGCTGGAGGCTTTCCACGCGCTGATGGTCGACTGCATCGCCGAGCAGGGCGGCATCGTCGCCGATTTCATGGGCGACGGCATGATGGCGGCCTTCGGCGTGCCGATCCCCCGCACCGACCCGGCCGGGGAAGCCGCCGACGCCCGCGCCGCTGTCGCGGCCGCGCTCGCGGTCCGCCGGCGCCTGCCGCTGCTTTCCGCCGAACTGATCCGCAGCGGCCGGCCGGGCATCGCCATCCGGATCGGGATCCATACCGGGCCTCTCGTCGCGGGCGCGATCGGTGGAAAGGCGCGTCTGCAGTACACGATCCTGGGTGATACCGTGAACACGGCGGCTCGCCTGGAAAGCTGGTCGGGGCCGACATTTCCGGGTGACGAAGATCACTGTCGCATCCTGATCTCCGAATCTACCCTGCGGCATCTGGACGGGCATGTGCCCGCCACCCCCGTTGGGACCCTGCCCCTGAAGGGCAAGACCCGGCCGGTATCGGTGTTCCGGATCCTGGGCCCCTCGCCCGGTCCGCTGGAGGTTTGA
- a CDS encoding ShlB/FhaC/HecB family hemolysin secretion/activation protein codes for MIPVDRIELHYSPAMADPPIGRADLADLLSAYEGRSVTTGELIELRDAITALHVERGYVNSGAVIAAQDLRDRVLDIEIVLGTLGEVAVTGTFALDPSYVEERIRLAAGTPFNLNALRERLQIMLRDPAIAAIDANLLPGDRQGVARLEVVVEEQPPLTVDASLANDQAPSVGSLQLDTTAIWSSLSGAGDPLWLEADASAGSYSVELGYERPVTATDLRLRIVADYADARVIEDPFDDLDIESRSAGLEVGASYPVYRSPLDDVLLDLSLERRRGESFLLGDGFSFAPGTKDGVSDVTALRFAQTWRRQDRQFAIAAQSIFSFGLEALGSSDRCEDAAGFRQPCSDFFTWQAQVEAVLLPFVSHPDWIVADHQIALRAGGQLAADPLLPSEQFTVGGIDTVRGYRENALVRDSGWFASLEYRIPVGRLPIGALQRGIDDGLVELIPFIDAGGGQDKQLSQLTNDTIASAGIGVRWRPSTDLDMALYVAQPFEGRPDDSNDLQDLGIHFRINFGIWPWPFAPAGRG; via the coding sequence GTGATCCCGGTAGACCGGATCGAGCTGCATTACTCGCCGGCCATGGCGGACCCGCCGATCGGCCGGGCCGACCTGGCCGATCTTCTCAGCGCCTACGAGGGACGCAGCGTCACCACGGGCGAGCTGATCGAGCTGCGCGACGCCATCACTGCCCTTCATGTCGAGCGCGGCTATGTCAATTCCGGCGCGGTGATCGCCGCGCAGGACCTGCGCGACAGGGTGCTGGACATCGAGATCGTGCTGGGCACCCTGGGGGAGGTGGCGGTAACCGGCACCTTCGCGCTTGATCCCTCCTATGTGGAAGAGCGGATCAGGCTGGCGGCCGGCACGCCCTTCAACCTGAACGCGCTGCGCGAACGTTTGCAGATCATGCTGCGCGATCCTGCGATCGCCGCGATCGACGCCAATCTTCTGCCAGGCGACCGGCAGGGCGTGGCGCGGCTGGAGGTCGTGGTCGAGGAACAGCCGCCGCTGACGGTGGACGCCTCCCTGGCGAACGACCAGGCTCCCTCAGTGGGCTCGCTGCAGCTGGACACGACGGCGATCTGGTCGAGCCTGTCGGGTGCCGGAGATCCGCTCTGGCTGGAGGCGGACGCCTCGGCAGGATCCTACAGCGTGGAGCTGGGCTATGAGCGGCCGGTGACGGCGACCGATCTGCGCCTGCGGATCGTGGCCGACTATGCCGATGCCCGGGTCATCGAGGACCCGTTCGACGACCTGGACATCGAGAGCCGCTCGGCCGGGCTGGAGGTGGGAGCCTCCTATCCTGTTTATCGGTCGCCCCTGGATGACGTGCTGCTCGACCTGTCGCTGGAGCGACGCCGGGGCGAGAGCTTTCTTCTGGGCGACGGCTTCTCGTTTGCCCCCGGCACCAAGGACGGGGTCAGCGACGTGACCGCGCTGCGCTTTGCCCAGACCTGGCGCCGACAGGATCGCCAGTTCGCCATCGCCGCGCAGTCGATCTTCAGTTTCGGCCTGGAAGCGCTTGGCTCCTCCGATCGGTGCGAGGACGCCGCGGGCTTCCGCCAGCCCTGCAGCGACTTCTTCACCTGGCAGGCGCAGGTCGAGGCGGTGCTGCTGCCGTTCGTCAGCCATCCGGACTGGATCGTCGCCGACCACCAGATCGCCCTGCGTGCCGGAGGGCAGCTGGCTGCCGACCCGCTGCTGCCGTCCGAGCAGTTCACAGTTGGCGGGATCGACACCGTGCGCGGGTACCGGGAGAATGCGCTGGTGCGCGACAGCGGATGGTTCGCCTCCCTGGAATACCGGATCCCGGTTGGTCGGCTGCCGATCGGGGCCCTGCAGCGTGGCATCGATGACGGGCTGGTCGAGTTGATCCCGTTCATCGATGCCGGGGGCGGGCAGGACAAGCAGCTGAGCCAGCTCACCAACGACACGATCGCCAGTGCGGGCATCGGGGTCCGCTGGCGCCCTTCGACCGATCTCGACATGGCATTGTATGTCGCCCAGCCGTTCGAGGGTCGCCCCGACGACAGCAACGACCTGCAGGACCTGGGCATTCATTTCCGGATCAACTTCGGCATCTGGCCATGGCCGTTCGCACCGGCAGGAAGAGGCTGA
- a CDS encoding CHAT domain-containing protein: MRWIAILVSLLALVPAARADEAGDLIEARQCFPATLLLSREAAAPEDPAALLRFCGLVTGSCDGADRPMTLPSDPMQAGAAWQSCLRRIGELTERLAVLPPAESCEERADLAAVASMAAARAQDLYRTQESLAARLETVRSWQEALPPVLEGDPCPPPVEEPAASAAAVDATQGSLPERLVAALLLTEEQKDPAPLATVEQAAKLENAPDIAAIAAARRAEWLEANGPADQALAAADAAVLQAAHAGAADAEERALTARARLLDAQGSDPAATAAAYAAAIRALDRRRPELLAFDWIRQGSPYRLRVEPLVERYVALQIDRANALPPDQRVPIYRDILHFAERARAAELSDYFQDDCVAALQARTRTLAEIDPDAAALVTIVQGPSVELFMLLPGGDIRHHRAGLPPRGELEAYPFRLTDPTQPNAWKEQSRQLYDLLIRPFASELSQVATLVFVPDGPLRHVLPATLLDGDTLLLERHAIALNPGLDFIDDRSTRVRGADWLLGAVSRACPPRWDALAGTRSEVMAIEALHPRSDTIVLMDESFARASLYQDLATRPLSVLHFATHAEFAPQASDSKVLLGTCEELGLDDLESLIKQARYRDRPVDLLVLSACQSALGDDRAALGLAGLAVKSGARSALGSMWKVDDAATARLTTLFHEEFARGDVGKAEALRRAQLVVAAEPGTAAPMYWAAFQLVGDWR; encoded by the coding sequence ATGCGCTGGATCGCGATCCTGGTTTCGCTGCTGGCTCTGGTTCCGGCGGCACGGGCAGACGAGGCGGGTGACCTGATCGAGGCGCGGCAGTGCTTCCCTGCCACCCTGCTCCTGTCGCGCGAGGCGGCGGCCCCGGAAGATCCCGCGGCTCTCCTGCGCTTCTGCGGCCTGGTGACCGGCAGCTGCGACGGGGCCGACCGCCCGATGACCCTGCCCTCCGACCCCATGCAGGCGGGCGCCGCATGGCAGTCCTGCCTGCGCCGGATCGGCGAGCTGACCGAGCGGCTGGCGGTGCTGCCCCCGGCCGAGAGCTGCGAGGAGCGCGCCGATCTGGCGGCGGTCGCAAGCATGGCGGCCGCCAGGGCCCAGGATCTCTACCGCACGCAAGAAAGCCTCGCCGCGCGGCTGGAAACAGTCCGCAGCTGGCAGGAAGCACTGCCGCCCGTGCTGGAAGGCGATCCCTGCCCGCCGCCGGTGGAGGAGCCGGCCGCCAGCGCCGCTGCTGTCGACGCAACGCAAGGCTCGCTGCCCGAGCGGCTGGTGGCGGCGCTCCTGCTGACCGAGGAGCAGAAGGATCCGGCACCCCTGGCGACGGTCGAGCAGGCGGCCAAGCTGGAGAACGCCCCAGACATCGCCGCCATCGCGGCGGCGCGGCGGGCGGAATGGCTGGAGGCGAACGGACCTGCCGACCAGGCATTGGCGGCTGCCGATGCCGCGGTGCTGCAGGCGGCGCATGCCGGGGCGGCGGATGCCGAGGAACGGGCGCTGACGGCCCGGGCTCGTCTCTTGGACGCCCAGGGCAGCGATCCGGCCGCCACCGCCGCTGCCTATGCCGCCGCCATCCGAGCCCTCGACCGGCGACGCCCGGAACTCCTGGCCTTTGACTGGATCCGCCAGGGATCCCCTTATCGCCTGCGCGTCGAGCCGCTGGTCGAGCGTTACGTGGCCCTGCAGATCGACCGGGCGAACGCGCTGCCTCCGGACCAGCGGGTCCCGATCTATCGCGACATCCTGCATTTCGCCGAACGGGCGCGGGCGGCGGAGCTGTCGGATTATTTCCAGGACGACTGCGTGGCTGCGCTGCAGGCGCGTACCAGGACGCTGGCCGAGATCGACCCGGACGCCGCGGCCCTGGTCACGATCGTGCAGGGGCCTAGCGTCGAGCTGTTCATGCTGCTGCCCGGCGGGGACATCCGCCACCACCGCGCTGGACTCCCGCCCCGCGGCGAACTGGAGGCCTATCCGTTCCGGCTGACCGACCCCACCCAGCCGAATGCCTGGAAGGAGCAGTCGCGCCAGCTCTACGATCTCCTGATCCGGCCGTTCGCGAGCGAGCTTTCCCAAGTGGCCACCCTGGTGTTCGTCCCGGACGGGCCCCTGCGCCATGTCCTGCCCGCCACCCTCCTGGACGGCGACACGCTGCTGCTCGAGCGGCACGCCATCGCCCTCAACCCGGGCCTCGACTTCATCGACGACCGCTCGACCAGGGTACGCGGGGCCGACTGGCTGCTCGGTGCCGTCTCGCGGGCCTGCCCGCCCCGCTGGGACGCCCTGGCCGGCACCCGATCCGAGGTGATGGCCATCGAGGCACTGCATCCCCGGTCGGACACGATCGTGCTGATGGACGAGTCGTTCGCGCGCGCCAGCCTCTACCAGGATCTGGCCACCCGGCCTCTCTCGGTCCTGCATTTCGCGACCCATGCCGAGTTCGCCCCGCAGGCCTCCGACAGCAAAGTCCTGCTCGGCACCTGCGAGGAACTCGGCCTCGATGACCTGGAAAGCCTGATCAAGCAGGCGCGCTACCGCGACCGGCCAGTCGACCTGCTGGTGCTCAGCGCCTGCCAGAGCGCCCTTGGCGACGACCGCGCCGCCCTCGGGCTTGCGGGACTCGCCGTGAAATCAGGCGCGCGTTCCGCGCTTGGATCGATGTGGAAAGTTGACGATGCCGCGACCGCACGGCTAACAACACTGTTCCATGAGGAGTTCGCCCGGGGCGACGTCGGCAAGGCCGAGGCGCTGCGCCGGGCCCAACTGGTGGTCGCGGCGGAGCCCGGGACAGCCGCACCGATGTACTGGGCGGCATTCCAGCTGGTAGGAGACTGGCGCTAG
- a CDS encoding carbonic anhydrase — protein sequence MCESCRAGILRPSRRALLGMTMAFTGTAALWSRAAGAVDLADSELAPPNAIAPAEALQRLTDGNARYVANQTEIRDFALHRAARAAGQYPIAGIVSCADSRLAPELAFDQAPGDLFVVRVAGNFVNDDGLASLEYGVAVLGIPLLMVLGHSGCGAVDATIKVIQDDITLPGHLPALVDMLKPGVQKALDAEPADPLDAAIAENVRYNVERLRSATPVVAGMVEAGKVQVVGAVYDIATGKVTQV from the coding sequence ATGTGCGAAAGTTGCAGAGCCGGGATCTTGCGTCCCTCCCGCCGCGCCCTGCTCGGAATGACGATGGCTTTCACCGGCACCGCCGCGCTCTGGTCTCGCGCCGCGGGTGCGGTCGACCTGGCCGATTCCGAGCTGGCGCCGCCCAATGCCATCGCACCCGCTGAGGCGCTGCAGCGGCTGACCGACGGCAACGCCCGCTACGTGGCCAACCAAACGGAGATCCGTGACTTCGCCCTGCACCGTGCTGCCCGCGCGGCCGGGCAGTACCCGATCGCCGGCATCGTCTCCTGCGCGGACTCTCGCCTAGCTCCCGAACTCGCGTTCGACCAAGCGCCGGGTGACCTGTTCGTGGTCCGGGTGGCTGGCAATTTCGTCAACGATGACGGGCTGGCCAGCCTGGAATACGGGGTGGCGGTGCTGGGCATCCCGCTCCTGATGGTGCTGGGCCATTCCGGCTGCGGCGCCGTCGATGCCACGATCAAGGTCATCCAGGACGACATCACCCTGCCAGGCCACCTGCCGGCTCTGGTCGACATGCTCAAGCCGGGCGTGCAGAAGGCACTCGACGCCGAGCCCGCCGATCCGCTGGATGCCGCCATCGCGGAGAACGTGCGCTACAACGTCGAACGCCTGCGCTCCGCCACGCCGGTGGTGGCCGGAATGGTCGAGGCCGGGAAGGTCCAGGTCGTCGGCGCTGTCTACGACATCGCGACTGGCAAGGTGACCCAGGTGTAA
- a CDS encoding SDR family oxidoreductase, with the protein MSGTALVVGASGIIGNRLAHELLAEGWTVHGLARRPPADPAGLQPVAADLLDPDSLAAALSDLAPTHVFLATWMRNATEAENIRVNGTMVRNVLVALSPGKSVRHVGLVTGLKHYLGPFEAYAKAGTLPETPLREEQPRLPVENFYYAQEDEVYAAAERDGFGWSIHRPHTVIGKAVGNAMNLGTTLAVHASICKATGRPFRWPGSQAQWEGLSDVTEARILARQLIWAATTEAARNQAFNIVNGDVFRWKWLWPRLAAWFGVEAVGFDGTVHPLEAQMAKDAPVWREIAQRHGLAEPDLHRLASPWHTDLDLGRPIEVMTDMKNSRKLGFAGFQPTEDSFLDLFQQLRADRLIP; encoded by the coding sequence ATGAGCGGCACAGCCTTGGTCGTCGGTGCCAGCGGCATCATCGGCAACCGTCTGGCGCACGAACTGCTGGCAGAGGGCTGGACGGTCCACGGCCTGGCGCGGCGACCGCCAGCGGATCCGGCGGGCCTGCAGCCGGTGGCCGCCGACCTGCTCGACCCGGACAGCCTGGCCGCGGCCCTGAGCGATCTGGCGCCGACCCATGTCTTCCTGGCCACCTGGATGCGCAACGCCACCGAGGCCGAGAACATCCGGGTCAACGGCACGATGGTGCGCAACGTGCTGGTCGCCCTCTCGCCTGGGAAGTCGGTGCGCCACGTGGGGCTGGTGACCGGGCTGAAACATTATCTTGGCCCGTTTGAAGCCTATGCGAAGGCCGGGACCCTGCCCGAGACGCCGCTGCGCGAGGAACAGCCGAGGCTGCCGGTCGAGAACTTCTATTATGCCCAGGAAGACGAGGTGTACGCTGCAGCCGAGCGCGACGGGTTTGGCTGGAGCATCCATCGTCCGCACACCGTGATCGGCAAGGCGGTCGGCAACGCCATGAACCTCGGCACCACGCTGGCGGTCCATGCCTCGATCTGCAAGGCGACCGGCCGGCCGTTCCGGTGGCCGGGATCGCAGGCGCAGTGGGAGGGCCTCTCGGACGTGACCGAAGCGCGGATCCTGGCCCGGCAGCTGATCTGGGCGGCAACCACCGAGGCGGCCCGCAACCAGGCGTTCAATATCGTGAACGGCGACGTCTTCCGCTGGAAGTGGCTGTGGCCGCGCCTGGCCGCCTGGTTCGGCGTGGAGGCGGTCGGGTTCGACGGCACCGTTCATCCGCTGGAGGCGCAGATGGCCAAGGACGCTCCAGTCTGGCGCGAGATCGCCCAGCGGCACGGGCTGGCCGAGCCCGACCTGCACCGCCTGGCCTCGCCCTGGCACACGGATCTGGACCTTGGCCGTCCGATCGAGGTGATGACCGACATGAAGAACAGCCGGAAGCTCGGCTTTGCCGGCTTCCAGCCGACCGAAGACTCGTTTCTCGACCTGTTCCAGCAGCTGCGGGCGGACCGCCTGATCCCCTAA
- a CDS encoding winged helix-turn-helix transcriptional regulator: MPPTLQGNELIFEEDCAPRRVMELFTVKWTSMVIHALFHLPQRTARTGVLQRSLPGISKKMLVQTLRDMEQRGLVRRKVYEVVPPKVEYALTPLGETFAQPIEMLYRWGAENEAALDALQAAGSGRSGQGADLDRPPGNREHP; this comes from the coding sequence ATGCCGCCGACCCTTCAGGGCAACGAGCTGATCTTCGAGGAGGACTGCGCGCCGCGCCGGGTGATGGAGCTGTTCACCGTCAAGTGGACCAGCATGGTGATCCACGCCTTGTTCCACTTGCCGCAACGCACGGCACGTACCGGCGTCCTGCAGCGAAGCCTGCCCGGGATCTCCAAGAAGATGCTCGTGCAGACCCTGCGGGACATGGAGCAGCGCGGGCTGGTGCGGCGCAAGGTCTACGAGGTGGTGCCGCCCAAGGTGGAGTACGCGCTCACCCCCTTGGGCGAGACCTTCGCCCAGCCGATCGAGATGCTCTACCGCTGGGGTGCGGAGAACGAGGCGGCGCTCGACGCGCTGCAGGCGGCCGGTTCCGGACGTTCTGGCCAAGGGGCCGACCTAGATAGACCGCCCGGCAACCGCGAGCATCCATAG
- a CDS encoding acylneuraminate cytidylyltransferase family protein, with translation MPVDNAPSIVALIPARSGSKRVADKNIRPLMGHPALAYSIAAARASGVFDKVCVSTDSGDYAEIARYYGAEVVMRPPEIAGDRSPDIEWVEHALGAIEPQDCFSILRPTSPFRQAATIRRAWHQFLAEREQFDSLRAVQKCREHPAKMWVIRGNRMSPLLPFGPPEQPWHSSQYPTLPEVYVQNASLEIAWSRVVRDGRTIAGNSFMPFLTEGFEGVDLNDPEDWFYALYIIEHEGAKLPEIDRSPASLGNA, from the coding sequence ATGCCCGTCGACAACGCTCCTTCGATCGTCGCCCTGATTCCCGCGCGCAGCGGGTCCAAGCGCGTGGCCGACAAGAACATCCGGCCGCTGATGGGCCACCCGGCGCTGGCCTACTCGATCGCGGCCGCGCGGGCGTCCGGCGTGTTCGACAAGGTCTGCGTGTCGACCGACAGCGGCGACTATGCGGAGATCGCCCGTTACTACGGGGCTGAGGTGGTGATGCGGCCGCCGGAGATCGCCGGCGACCGCTCGCCGGACATCGAGTGGGTCGAGCACGCGCTGGGGGCCATCGAGCCGCAAGACTGCTTCTCGATCCTGCGGCCGACCTCGCCGTTCCGGCAGGCGGCGACCATCCGGCGGGCCTGGCACCAGTTCCTGGCCGAGCGGGAACAGTTCGACAGCCTGCGCGCGGTGCAGAAATGCCGCGAGCACCCGGCCAAGATGTGGGTGATCCGAGGCAACCGGATGTCGCCGCTCCTGCCGTTCGGCCCGCCGGAGCAGCCCTGGCACAGCTCGCAGTACCCGACCCTGCCGGAAGTCTACGTGCAGAACGCCAGCCTGGAGATCGCCTGGAGCCGGGTGGTCCGGGACGGACGGACGATCGCCGGCAACAGCTTCATGCCGTTCCTGACCGAAGGCTTCGAGGGCGTCGACCTGAACGACCCCGAGGACTGGTTCTACGCCCTCTACATCATTGAGCACGAAGGCGCGAAGCTGCCGGAGATCGACCGATCGCCCGCCAGCCTCGGCAATGCCTGA